The following coding sequences are from one Paenarthrobacter ureafaciens window:
- a CDS encoding YbdD/YjiX family protein — MNAVLKGLRGFAGYLRAVMGADAYQKYVEHFEAVGHSGPVMTEREFWRDRMDRQDTNPQGRCC, encoded by the coding sequence ATGAATGCCGTCCTCAAGGGCCTCCGTGGCTTCGCCGGTTACCTCCGGGCGGTCATGGGCGCCGACGCGTACCAAAAGTACGTTGAGCACTTCGAAGCTGTAGGCCATTCCGGTCCCGTCATGACTGAACGCGAGTTCTGGCGGGACCGGATGGACCGGCAGGACACCAACCCCCAAGGCCGCTGCTGCTGA
- a CDS encoding aldehyde dehydrogenase family protein has translation MSTTASTLFINGSWEAAASGAAREIRNPADGEVVATVSEGGKEDAERAIAAARAAFDSGVWSSVPAPERGSFLLKVAAGLREHREKFARAESLDTGKRIIESRIDIDDIAACFEYFGKLAGQQPGRVVDAGNPDVVSRIVYEPVGVCGLITPWNYPLLQAAWKIAPALAAGCTFVLKPAELTPSTSILCMQLMKDLGLPDGVANLVTGPGRKVGAPLTEHPDVDLVSFTGGLETGKSIAAAAAATVKKVALELGGKNPNVVFADADFDAAVDNALNGAFLHSGQVCSAGARLVVEESIAERFVDELVRRAEAIRLGGPFDEDAETGPLISADHRDKVHEYVQRGIAEGARLRTGGGAPEGDKYDAGFYYRPTVLDRVTRGMSVVTDEAFGPVVTVETFRTEDEAVATANDTIYGLAGAVWTQDAGKAQRVAGRLRHGTIWINDYHPYLPQAEWGGFGQSGVGRELGPTGLAEYQEAKHIYQNTRPQVTGWFADHSKEN, from the coding sequence ATGTCAACAACAGCATCCACGCTCTTCATCAACGGTTCATGGGAGGCAGCTGCTTCCGGTGCCGCCCGGGAGATCCGAAACCCGGCTGACGGTGAAGTTGTCGCCACCGTTTCCGAAGGTGGCAAGGAAGACGCCGAACGCGCGATCGCCGCAGCCCGGGCAGCCTTCGACTCAGGCGTCTGGTCTTCCGTCCCCGCCCCCGAGCGCGGCTCCTTCCTGCTCAAAGTCGCAGCCGGACTGCGCGAACACCGCGAAAAATTCGCACGGGCCGAATCCTTGGACACCGGAAAACGCATCATCGAGAGCCGCATCGACATCGATGACATCGCTGCGTGCTTCGAATACTTCGGCAAGCTCGCGGGCCAGCAGCCGGGCCGGGTGGTGGACGCCGGGAACCCCGACGTCGTCAGCCGGATCGTCTACGAGCCCGTCGGCGTCTGCGGCCTCATCACCCCGTGGAACTACCCCCTTCTCCAAGCGGCGTGGAAGATTGCACCGGCACTGGCCGCAGGCTGCACGTTCGTCCTCAAACCAGCAGAGTTGACCCCTTCCACCAGCATCCTGTGCATGCAGCTCATGAAGGACCTGGGACTGCCCGACGGCGTCGCGAACCTTGTCACCGGTCCCGGGCGGAAGGTGGGCGCACCGCTGACGGAACACCCCGACGTCGACCTCGTTTCCTTCACCGGCGGCCTGGAGACCGGCAAGAGCATCGCCGCGGCCGCTGCCGCAACCGTCAAGAAGGTGGCGCTGGAACTGGGTGGCAAGAACCCCAACGTGGTCTTCGCCGACGCGGACTTCGACGCCGCCGTCGACAATGCGCTCAACGGCGCATTCCTGCACTCCGGGCAGGTTTGCTCGGCAGGCGCACGGCTGGTGGTGGAGGAATCCATCGCCGAACGCTTCGTCGACGAACTGGTCCGCCGCGCAGAAGCCATCCGTTTGGGCGGCCCCTTCGACGAGGACGCGGAAACCGGCCCGCTGATCTCTGCCGACCACCGCGACAAGGTCCACGAGTACGTCCAACGCGGCATAGCCGAGGGTGCCCGGTTGCGGACCGGCGGCGGGGCGCCGGAAGGCGATAAGTACGACGCCGGTTTCTACTACCGGCCGACCGTCCTGGACCGCGTCACGCGGGGAATGTCGGTGGTGACCGATGAGGCATTCGGCCCGGTAGTGACCGTGGAAACTTTCCGCACCGAAGACGAAGCCGTGGCAACCGCCAACGACACGATCTACGGGCTGGCCGGAGCCGTGTGGACGCAGGACGCCGGGAAGGCGCAACGGGTGGCGGGCAGGCTCCGGCACGGCACCATCTGGATCAACGACTACCACCCCTACCTCCCGCAGGCGGAGTGGGGCGGCTTCGGACAGTCGGGAGTGGGCCGGGAGCTCGGCCCCACGGGACTGGCCGAGTACCAGGAAGCCAAGCACATCTACCAGAACACCAGGCCGCAGGTAACCGGCTGGTTCGCTGACCACAGCAAGGAGAACTAG
- a CDS encoding bacterial proteasome activator family protein produces MSDLNDIQPKDEASDDTPVEGTPVEGNALDGDAPAAADGKPGDAGDGKPKGSNLQELVDEPAKVMRIGTMIRQLLEEVKSAPLDEAARGRLAEIHERSIKELEDGLAPELIEELERISLPFPDEKAPSDAELRIAQAQLVGWLEGLFHGIQAAIAAQQAARDHAAAQRQLRQLPPGTVIAPGIIIGENGQPQRAAAPGAAAPESPGRPEDPDHGPGQYL; encoded by the coding sequence ATGAGCGATCTGAACGACATTCAGCCCAAGGATGAGGCTTCGGACGACACCCCTGTTGAGGGCACTCCCGTGGAGGGCAACGCGCTGGACGGGGATGCCCCGGCCGCGGCCGACGGGAAACCGGGCGACGCCGGGGACGGTAAGCCGAAGGGCTCCAACCTGCAGGAACTGGTGGATGAACCGGCCAAAGTGATGCGGATCGGAACCATGATCCGCCAGTTGTTGGAAGAAGTGAAGAGCGCTCCCTTGGACGAAGCTGCCCGGGGCCGCCTGGCCGAGATCCACGAACGCTCCATCAAGGAATTGGAAGATGGCCTGGCGCCCGAGCTGATTGAAGAGCTGGAACGCATCAGCCTGCCGTTCCCCGATGAAAAAGCACCCTCTGACGCCGAGCTTCGGATCGCCCAGGCCCAGCTCGTTGGCTGGCTTGAAGGCTTGTTCCACGGCATCCAAGCCGCCATCGCCGCCCAGCAGGCCGCGCGCGACCACGCAGCAGCCCAGCGGCAGCTGCGCCAGTTGCCCCCGGGTACGGTGATCGCGCCGGGGATCATTATTGGCGAGAACGGCCAACCGCAGAGGGCTGCTGCTCCAGGAGCCGCGGCGCCTGAGTCCCCGGGACGTCCCGAGGACCCCGACCACGGTCCGGGCCAGTACCTCTAA
- a CDS encoding hemolysin family protein: protein MSEYLPGIIWLVILLVVNAFFVGAEFAVISARRSQIEPKAEAGSKAAKTTLWAMEHATLMLATSQLGITVCSLVILNVSEPAIHHLLEIPLGLTSLPAEAIGIIAFVVALVLVTFLHVVVGEMVPKNISFSVPTRAALILAPPLVLVAKVFKPVIWTLNGIANSVLRLFRVEPKEEATSAYTLDEVATIVEQSTRVGTLNDTSGTLTAAFEFTSKTVGEVEVPIADMVLLPDSSTPADIQRTVAEHGYSRYILTDRDGQPSGYLHLKDVMDLTTTEKFNRPVPEKRIRRLASVYVGSELEDALASMRRSGAHIARVFNSDGATTGMLFLEDIIEELVGEVEDATSV from the coding sequence ATGAGCGAGTACCTTCCCGGCATCATCTGGCTGGTCATCCTGCTGGTAGTGAACGCGTTCTTCGTGGGCGCCGAGTTTGCCGTGATTTCGGCCAGGCGGTCACAGATCGAGCCCAAGGCCGAGGCCGGCAGCAAAGCAGCGAAGACCACACTGTGGGCCATGGAGCATGCCACCTTGATGCTGGCCACCAGCCAGCTTGGTATTACGGTCTGCTCGCTGGTGATCCTGAATGTCTCCGAACCGGCCATCCACCACTTGCTGGAGATCCCGTTGGGCCTGACGTCCCTTCCGGCGGAAGCCATTGGCATCATTGCCTTCGTGGTGGCCCTGGTGTTGGTGACGTTCCTCCACGTGGTGGTGGGCGAGATGGTTCCCAAGAACATCTCCTTCTCGGTCCCAACCCGCGCCGCCCTCATCCTCGCTCCCCCGCTGGTTCTCGTGGCAAAGGTGTTCAAGCCCGTGATTTGGACGTTGAACGGGATCGCGAACTCCGTGTTGCGCCTGTTCCGCGTGGAGCCAAAGGAGGAGGCCACCAGCGCCTACACCTTGGATGAAGTAGCCACGATCGTTGAGCAGTCCACCCGCGTGGGTACATTGAATGACACCAGCGGCACCTTGACCGCTGCTTTCGAGTTCACGTCCAAGACGGTGGGCGAGGTTGAAGTACCGATTGCCGACATGGTGTTGTTGCCGGATTCTTCAACCCCGGCCGACATCCAAAGGACAGTAGCGGAGCATGGGTATTCCCGTTACATCCTCACTGACCGGGACGGCCAACCCTCCGGTTACCTGCACTTGAAGGACGTGATGGACCTGACCACCACGGAAAAGTTCAACCGTCCGGTGCCCGAGAAGCGAATCCGCCGCCTGGCCTCGGTCTATGTGGGCAGCGAGCTTGAGGATGCCTTGGCCTCGATGCGCAGAAGCGGCGCACACATTGCCCGCGTCTTCAACTCCGACGGCGCCACCACCGGCATGCTGTTCCTGGAAGACATCATCGAGGAACTGGTAGGCGAGGTCGAGGACGCCACCAGCGTTTAA
- a CDS encoding TetR/AcrR family transcriptional regulator: protein MGTDTLKSGEQLDKQSRILEAALELLSRHGISGVSMRAVAREAGVALGLVNYYYDDKTSLIRAALQHVDEHDLLLVAPDPAADPVEHLRRALRRVAGADLLTTRYLSLRLHLWALAQADEGYAEINAAAFDRYLDGLASLISNAKPGLSWGECRDRAADVVVIQNGMWLTSLLGIDAAAIERSIARTEEIAFAPAPEAS, encoded by the coding sequence ATGGGGACAGATACCTTGAAATCCGGCGAGCAGCTCGACAAACAGTCCCGCATCCTCGAAGCGGCCTTGGAGTTGCTCTCCCGGCACGGTATTTCCGGGGTCAGCATGCGTGCTGTGGCCCGCGAGGCCGGAGTGGCCCTTGGCCTGGTGAACTATTACTACGACGACAAAACCAGCCTGATCCGGGCGGCCTTGCAGCACGTTGATGAACACGACCTCCTCCTCGTGGCACCAGACCCAGCCGCTGACCCCGTGGAGCACCTCCGCCGCGCCCTCCGCCGGGTGGCCGGCGCCGACCTGTTGACTACCCGTTATTTGTCCCTGCGCCTGCATTTGTGGGCCCTCGCGCAAGCCGATGAGGGCTACGCCGAGATCAACGCTGCCGCGTTTGACCGCTACCTGGACGGTTTGGCGTCCCTGATCTCCAATGCCAAGCCCGGGCTTTCCTGGGGTGAATGCCGCGACCGGGCCGCCGACGTCGTCGTCATCCAGAACGGCATGTGGCTGACCTCCCTCCTCGGCATCGACGCGGCCGCCATCGAGCGCAGCATCGCCCGCACGGAAGAGATCGCTTTCGCCCCGGCGCCTGAAGCGAGCTGA
- a CDS encoding APC family permease has product MDEFGYTQTLDRSIGKFASFAAGVSYISILTGVFQLFYFGYSMAGPAYAWSWPIVFVGQLMVALCFAELAGRYPVAGSVYNWAKRLSTGTMSWLAGWLLLLSSIMALGSVALALQITLPQLWSGFQFVGDGSGPFDFAMNGVVLATIMITLSTLINAFGVKLMTRINSIGVFVELIAAVLLILALGWHVVRGPEVFFDTAGFGEGHDLGFFGVFLIGAMASGYVMYGFDTASSLGEETKDPKKTAPKAILRAVTASFLLGGLMLLFGILAAPDLSDPKVGHADGGLQYIVLSVLGGPFGKAFLVCIVVAVVVCTLAVHAAAIRMMFAMARDNNLPFSRQLSKVDPVRRTPTVAAIVIGVIAVIPLLINVMQPAIFTILSSISIVLIYMSYLLVTVPLLRKRFLKKWPLANDGSEPGFCMGKWGLPVNIVAVLWGGAMTLNLIWPRQEIYNSVPPFEWYLQWGGVIFVATVTVGGALLYRLKIRHQTGVLAEHAAAVAAHPASGEQARPAGEAANPSAAVVP; this is encoded by the coding sequence ATGGACGAATTTGGCTACACGCAAACCCTCGACCGCAGCATTGGCAAGTTCGCCAGCTTCGCTGCCGGCGTCAGCTATATCTCCATCCTTACCGGTGTTTTCCAGCTTTTCTATTTCGGTTATTCCATGGCCGGCCCGGCCTACGCCTGGTCCTGGCCCATAGTCTTCGTAGGCCAGCTCATGGTGGCCCTTTGCTTCGCCGAGCTCGCCGGACGTTACCCGGTAGCCGGTTCGGTCTATAACTGGGCCAAGCGGTTGTCGACCGGGACGATGTCCTGGTTGGCCGGTTGGCTGTTGTTGCTGTCCTCGATCATGGCCCTGGGTTCTGTAGCACTGGCGCTGCAGATCACCTTGCCGCAACTGTGGTCCGGGTTCCAGTTCGTCGGAGATGGCAGTGGTCCCTTCGACTTCGCCATGAACGGTGTGGTTCTGGCGACGATCATGATCACCCTTTCCACCCTGATCAACGCCTTCGGCGTGAAGCTCATGACCCGCATCAACAGCATCGGGGTCTTCGTGGAGCTGATCGCCGCGGTGCTGCTCATCCTTGCCTTGGGCTGGCACGTTGTCCGGGGTCCGGAAGTCTTCTTTGATACTGCCGGCTTCGGTGAAGGCCACGACCTTGGCTTCTTCGGCGTCTTCCTGATCGGCGCCATGGCATCCGGGTACGTGATGTACGGCTTTGACACGGCCAGCTCCCTGGGCGAGGAAACGAAGGATCCCAAGAAGACAGCACCCAAGGCGATCCTTCGCGCCGTCACGGCGTCGTTCCTGCTGGGCGGACTGATGCTGTTGTTCGGCATCCTGGCCGCTCCCGACCTCAGCGACCCCAAGGTGGGACACGCTGACGGCGGCCTGCAGTACATCGTCCTGAGCGTCCTCGGCGGACCCTTCGGCAAAGCCTTCCTGGTGTGCATCGTGGTGGCTGTCGTGGTCTGCACGCTCGCCGTTCACGCGGCGGCGATCCGCATGATGTTCGCCATGGCAAGGGACAACAACCTGCCGTTCAGCCGGCAGCTCAGCAAGGTTGATCCGGTCCGCAGGACGCCCACGGTGGCTGCGATCGTCATCGGGGTTATAGCGGTAATCCCACTGCTCATCAACGTGATGCAGCCCGCGATCTTCACCATTCTTTCCAGCATCAGCATCGTGTTGATCTACATGTCCTACCTGCTGGTGACAGTGCCCCTGCTGCGCAAGCGGTTCCTGAAGAAGTGGCCGCTTGCCAACGACGGATCCGAGCCCGGGTTCTGCATGGGCAAGTGGGGGCTTCCGGTGAACATTGTGGCCGTGCTGTGGGGTGGGGCCATGACGCTGAACCTCATCTGGCCCCGACAGGAAATCTACAACTCCGTTCCGCCTTTTGAGTGGTACCTCCAGTGGGGCGGCGTGATCTTCGTGGCCACGGTGACTGTTGGCGGCGCGCTGCTCTACCGGCTGAAGATCAGGCACCAAACGGGTGTGCTGGCCGAGCATGCAGCGGCCGTCGCCGCGCACCCGGCCTCAGGCGAGCAGGCCAGGCCCGCAGGCGAGGCAGCGAACCCGTCCGCCGCCGTCGTACCTTAA
- a CDS encoding carbon starvation CstA family protein — MGKLPEQTGLVEGLDPTLPAPAVDDSVREAEERKWTPAKIGLWVAIALLGGVAWVMLALVRGETVNAIWFVFAAVCTYLIGYRFYSKVIERYLTKPDDRRATPAEYKADGKDYVRTDRNVLFGHHFAAIAGAGPLVGPVIAAQMGYLPGTIWIIIGVVLAGAVQDYLVLFFSMRRGGRSLGQMAREELGVIGGTAALVATLLIMIIIVAILALVVVNALGESPWGVFSVGMTIPIALFMGVYLRFIRPGRVMEVSIIGFVLLMAAIIGGGAVAGTEWGAAFFHLDKVTIAWGIIIYGFIAAILPVWLLLAPRDYLSTFMKIGVIAMLAVAIIVVRPEINVPAFSEFASRENGPVFSGALFPFLFVTIACGALSGFHALISSGTTPKLIEKERQTRFIGYGGMLMESFVAIMALVAAISIDRGIYFAMNAPLALTGGTVESAAQWVNSLGLANVNITPDVLAQTASDVGEESIISRSGGAPTLAVGLAHIMQQFIGGPGMMAFWYHFAIMFEALFILTAVDAGTRVARFMLQDSIGNFVPKFKEASWRPGAWICTAIMVAAWGAVLLMGVTDPLGGINTLFPLFGIANQLLAAIALAVCMAIAAKRGTFKFLWIVAVPLAFAAVVTITASFHKIFSPVPAVGYFANNAAFSKALADGKTEFGTAKTVAAMEAVVRNTMIQGVLSVIFVTLSIIVIVAAIIATVRALRAGGGEDHEDPALPSKVFAPAGLIPTAAEKELQATWNALPPEKRLEKAGHH; from the coding sequence ATGGGCAAGTTACCTGAGCAAACCGGACTCGTGGAGGGATTGGACCCCACGCTGCCCGCGCCGGCAGTGGACGATTCAGTCCGCGAAGCCGAGGAACGGAAATGGACTCCCGCCAAGATCGGTCTCTGGGTAGCCATTGCGCTGCTGGGCGGCGTCGCCTGGGTGATGCTGGCCCTGGTCCGCGGCGAGACTGTCAACGCCATCTGGTTCGTTTTCGCAGCGGTTTGTACCTACCTGATCGGCTACAGGTTCTACTCCAAGGTCATTGAACGGTATCTGACCAAGCCGGATGACCGTCGTGCCACCCCGGCCGAATACAAAGCCGACGGCAAGGACTACGTCCGCACGGACCGGAACGTCCTGTTCGGGCACCACTTTGCCGCGATCGCCGGTGCCGGGCCGCTGGTGGGACCTGTCATCGCAGCCCAGATGGGGTACCTCCCCGGCACTATCTGGATCATCATCGGCGTCGTACTGGCCGGTGCCGTGCAGGACTATCTGGTGCTGTTCTTCTCCATGCGCCGCGGCGGCCGGTCCCTGGGCCAAATGGCGCGCGAGGAACTTGGCGTCATCGGCGGAACCGCCGCCCTGGTGGCCACCCTGCTGATCATGATCATCATCGTCGCCATCCTGGCGCTGGTTGTGGTCAACGCTTTGGGTGAGAGCCCGTGGGGTGTCTTCTCGGTGGGCATGACCATCCCGATCGCGCTCTTCATGGGCGTCTACCTTCGCTTCATCCGTCCCGGAAGGGTGATGGAGGTGTCCATCATCGGCTTCGTACTGCTCATGGCAGCCATCATCGGCGGCGGCGCCGTGGCCGGAACGGAATGGGGCGCAGCCTTCTTCCACCTGGACAAGGTGACCATCGCCTGGGGCATCATCATCTACGGCTTCATCGCCGCCATCCTGCCGGTGTGGCTGTTGCTGGCGCCCCGCGATTACCTGTCCACCTTCATGAAGATCGGTGTGATCGCCATGCTGGCCGTGGCCATCATCGTGGTCCGTCCGGAGATCAACGTCCCGGCCTTCAGCGAGTTCGCCAGCCGTGAGAACGGTCCGGTCTTCTCCGGTGCGCTGTTCCCGTTCCTCTTCGTGACCATTGCCTGCGGTGCCCTCTCCGGCTTCCACGCCCTCATCTCCTCCGGCACTACGCCGAAGCTCATTGAGAAGGAACGGCAGACCCGGTTCATCGGGTACGGCGGCATGCTCATGGAGTCCTTCGTCGCGATCATGGCCCTGGTGGCCGCAATCTCGATCGACCGGGGCATCTACTTCGCCATGAACGCACCCTTGGCGCTCACCGGCGGAACGGTTGAGTCCGCTGCGCAGTGGGTGAACAGCCTGGGCCTGGCGAATGTGAACATCACCCCCGACGTCCTGGCGCAGACCGCGAGCGACGTGGGGGAGGAGAGCATCATCTCCCGTTCCGGCGGTGCTCCCACCCTGGCCGTTGGCTTGGCGCACATCATGCAGCAGTTCATCGGCGGTCCGGGAATGATGGCGTTCTGGTACCACTTCGCAATCATGTTCGAGGCGCTCTTCATCCTGACGGCCGTCGATGCAGGCACCCGCGTAGCCCGCTTCATGCTGCAGGACTCGATCGGCAACTTTGTTCCCAAGTTCAAGGAAGCGTCATGGCGCCCGGGTGCCTGGATCTGCACAGCCATCATGGTGGCAGCGTGGGGCGCCGTCCTCCTGATGGGCGTCACGGATCCGCTCGGCGGCATCAACACCCTGTTCCCGCTGTTCGGCATTGCGAACCAGTTGCTGGCTGCCATTGCCTTGGCGGTCTGCATGGCCATCGCGGCGAAACGCGGAACGTTCAAGTTCCTGTGGATCGTGGCCGTCCCGTTGGCCTTTGCCGCCGTCGTGACCATTACGGCGAGCTTCCACAAGATCTTCTCGCCTGTTCCCGCCGTCGGCTATTTCGCGAACAACGCAGCCTTCAGCAAGGCTTTGGCGGACGGAAAGACGGAGTTCGGCACGGCCAAGACCGTAGCGGCCATGGAAGCCGTGGTCCGCAACACCATGATCCAGGGAGTGTTGTCGGTCATCTTCGTGACCCTCAGCATCATTGTGATAGTCGCAGCCATCATCGCGACGGTGCGGGCCCTGCGCGCCGGAGGCGGCGAGGACCATGAGGACCCTGCCCTCCCCTCCAAGGTGTTCGCCCCCGCCGGCCTGATCCCGACGGCAGCGGAGAAGGAGTTGCAGGCAACATGGAACGCACTGCCGCCGGAGAAGCGTTTGGAGAAGGCCGGGCATCACTGA
- a CDS encoding aldo/keto reductase translates to MTSSPTLTFNDGNTIPQLGYGVWQVEDDVAEKVVRQAFEAGFRHIDTAKIYGNESGVGRAIASSGLSAEEIFITTKLWNADQGYESTLAAFEDSMDRLGLETLDLYLIHWMQPKQDKYVDTWKALIELQKRGRVKSIGVSNFSIEGLQRLIDETGVVPAIHQVELHPFFNQSELRAFDAAQGILTQAWSPLGQGGELLENATIAEIAAKHHATPAQVVIAWHLAIGNVVIPKSVTESRIQENFAALSVKLDEADVEAINGLDRGAEGRIGPDPAVSDFA, encoded by the coding sequence ATGACTTCCTCACCAACACTGACTTTCAACGACGGCAACACCATCCCCCAGCTCGGCTACGGGGTGTGGCAGGTTGAAGACGATGTAGCCGAAAAGGTGGTCCGCCAGGCGTTCGAAGCCGGCTTCCGCCACATCGACACCGCCAAGATCTACGGCAACGAATCCGGTGTGGGCCGTGCCATTGCCTCCTCCGGCCTCTCCGCCGAGGAAATCTTCATCACCACCAAGCTGTGGAACGCTGACCAGGGCTACGAGTCCACGCTGGCGGCCTTCGAGGACTCCATGGACCGCCTGGGCCTGGAAACCCTGGACCTCTACCTCATCCACTGGATGCAGCCCAAGCAGGACAAGTACGTTGACACCTGGAAGGCCCTGATCGAGCTTCAGAAGCGCGGCCGGGTCAAGTCCATCGGCGTGTCCAACTTCAGCATCGAGGGCCTGCAGCGCCTCATCGACGAGACCGGAGTAGTACCGGCCATCCACCAGGTGGAGCTGCACCCGTTCTTCAACCAGTCCGAGCTGCGTGCTTTCGACGCCGCACAGGGCATCCTCACGCAGGCCTGGTCGCCGCTGGGCCAGGGCGGCGAGCTGCTCGAGAACGCGACTATCGCCGAGATCGCCGCCAAGCACCATGCCACCCCCGCACAGGTGGTTATTGCCTGGCACCTCGCGATCGGCAACGTGGTCATTCCCAAGTCCGTCACCGAATCCCGTATTCAGGAAAACTTCGCCGCGCTGTCCGTGAAGCTGGATGAAGCCGACGTCGAGGCCATCAACGGCCTGGACCGCGGCGCTGAAGGCCGCATCGGACCGGATCCCGCAGTTTCCGACTTCGCCTGA
- a CDS encoding GMC family oxidoreductase — MHFDTIDALGERTFDYVVIGGGSAGAAVAARLSEDPDVTVALVEAGPDDRNIPEVLQLDRWMELLESGYDWDYPIEPQENGNSFMRHARAKVMGGCSSHNSCIAFWAPREDLDEWESKYGASGWNADAAWPLYKRLETNEDAGPEAPHHGDSGPVHLMNVPPADPAGVALLDACEQAGIPRTKFNTGTTVINGANFFQINRRADGTRSSSSVSYIHPIIERPNFTLLTGLRARQLVFDAGKRCTGVDVVDSAFGRTHRLTVNHEVILSTGAIDSPKLLMLSGIGPAAHLAEHGIEALVDSPGVGENLQDHPEGLVQYEAKQPMVQTSTQWWEIGIFTPTEDGLDRPDLMMHYGSVPFDMNTLRHGYPTTENGFSLTPNVTHARSRGTVRLRSRDFRDKPMVDPRYFTDPDGHDMRVMVAGIRKAREIAAQPAMAEWTGRELSPGVEAQTDEELREYIRKTHNTVYHPVGTVRMGAYDDDMSPLDPELRVKGVTGLRVADASVMPEHVTVNPNITVMMIGERCADLIKAARAEANLAVSVTAEEDFTPSYA; from the coding sequence ATGCACTTCGACACCATCGACGCCCTCGGCGAGCGCACGTTCGACTACGTCGTCATCGGCGGCGGATCTGCGGGAGCCGCAGTGGCCGCCAGGTTGAGCGAGGACCCTGATGTCACTGTCGCGCTGGTGGAAGCCGGCCCGGACGACCGCAACATTCCTGAGGTCCTGCAGCTGGACCGCTGGATGGAGTTGCTGGAATCCGGCTACGACTGGGACTACCCGATCGAGCCGCAGGAAAACGGAAACTCCTTCATGCGCCATGCACGTGCCAAGGTGATGGGTGGCTGCTCAAGCCATAACTCCTGCATCGCTTTCTGGGCACCCCGGGAAGACCTGGACGAGTGGGAGTCCAAGTACGGTGCCAGCGGCTGGAACGCTGATGCTGCCTGGCCGCTGTACAAGCGGCTGGAGACCAACGAGGACGCCGGCCCGGAGGCTCCGCATCATGGTGATTCGGGCCCGGTACACCTCATGAACGTCCCACCTGCCGATCCTGCCGGCGTTGCCCTGCTGGATGCTTGCGAGCAGGCGGGCATTCCCCGCACCAAGTTCAACACAGGCACCACGGTGATCAACGGAGCGAACTTCTTCCAGATCAACCGCCGTGCGGACGGTACCCGGTCCTCCAGTTCGGTGTCCTACATCCACCCCATCATCGAACGCCCCAACTTCACCCTGCTGACAGGGTTGAGGGCGCGCCAACTGGTGTTCGACGCAGGCAAGCGCTGTACCGGCGTCGATGTTGTCGATTCGGCTTTCGGCCGCACGCACCGACTGACGGTCAACCACGAGGTCATCCTGTCCACAGGCGCCATCGATTCCCCCAAGCTGTTGATGCTCTCCGGCATCGGCCCGGCGGCCCACCTCGCCGAGCACGGCATTGAGGCTTTGGTGGACTCCCCCGGGGTGGGCGAGAACCTGCAGGACCATCCCGAGGGCCTGGTGCAGTACGAGGCCAAGCAGCCGATGGTGCAGACTTCCACGCAGTGGTGGGAGATCGGCATCTTCACTCCCACGGAGGATGGCCTGGACCGGCCGGACTTGATGATGCACTACGGTTCGGTTCCGTTCGACATGAACACCCTGCGCCACGGCTACCCCACGACGGAAAACGGCTTCAGCCTCACTCCCAACGTCACGCACGCCCGCTCCCGCGGCACGGTACGCCTCCGCAGCCGGGACTTCCGGGACAAGCCCATGGTGGATCCCCGCTACTTCACGGACCCGGACGGACATGACATGCGCGTCATGGTGGCCGGTATCCGGAAGGCCCGCGAGATTGCCGCGCAGCCTGCCATGGCTGAATGGACGGGACGCGAGCTGTCGCCCGGCGTTGAGGCCCAGACGGACGAGGAGCTGCGGGAGTACATCCGCAAGACCCACAACACGGTGTACCACCCGGTGGGAACCGTGCGGATGGGCGCGTACGACGACGACATGTCACCTTTGGATCCCGAGTTGCGGGTGAAGGGGGTCACCGGGTTGCGGGTCGCCGATGCGTCGGTCATGCCCGAGCATGTGACCGTGAATCCCAACATCACCGTCATGATGATCGGCGAGCGGTGCGCGGACCTGATCAAGGCTGCCCGGGCTGAAGCGAACCTTGCCGTCTCTGTTACCGCAGAGGAGGACTTCACGCCGTCGTACGCCTAA